From Schizosaccharomyces pombe strain 972h- genome assembly, chromosome: II, the proteins below share one genomic window:
- the php4 gene encoding CCAAT-binding factor complex repressor Php4 translates to MESSKSPSEVEKSSSASPAPQKPMIRVSKQWVVPPRPKPGRKPALDALGRRKAPIKPRPGPTSALSVEEAKFRVREKQYQDTIGKLQKENNELLEQLEMLQAQLKNSTLDSPKEVEVNSEVVKPDSATTENENRYVNQYNYPVEPPCAKNAVYTEIPIELDPHAFLGDSAKRIRVDSDSKDAKSVPSENGRIRVSMSPQNEINFTPENPAVMEKIRKRGVCNSVEGCLYSGSPKSVKRVRESEETKVYAQLLIDLHKSSKSAPMLKAGPSIAFKLPTMEPNFNDVRPVTSISSSS, encoded by the coding sequence atGGAATCGTCTAAAAGTCCATCGGAAGTGGAAAAATCATCTTCTGCTTCTCCAGCACCTCAAAAGCCGATGATTCGCGTCTCTAAACAATGGGTTGTTCCTCCTCGTCCCAAACCAGGAAGGAAACCTGCGTTAGATGCTCTGGGAAGAAGAAAGGCACCTATTAAACCAAGACCTGGGCCGACTTCAGCTTTGTCGGTCGAGGAAGCCAAATTCCGTGTTCGTGAAAAACAATATCAGGATACGATCGGAAAGTTACAGAAGGAGAACAACGAGCTGCTTGAGCAGTTGGAGATGCTGCAGGCTCAGTTGAAGAATTCTACTTTGGATAGCCCCAAGGAAGTCGAAGTAAACTCTGAAGTTGTCAAGCCAGATTCTGCGACTACTGAGAATGAAAACCGTTATGTAAATCAGTACAATTATCCGGTCGAGCCGCCCTGTGCTAAGAATGCCGTTTATACAGAGATTCCCATTGAGCTAGATCCTCATGCCTTCTTGGGTGATTCGGCCAAGAGAATTCGTGTGGATAGTGACAGTAAAGATGCAAAGTCCGTTCCATCCGAAAATGGAAGAATTCGTGTATCTATGTCTCCCCAAAAcgaaattaattttacacCTGAAAACCCAGCAGTAATGGAGAAGATACGTAAACGTGGTGTTTGCAATAGTGTAGAAGGATGTTTGTACTCTGGAAGCCCTAAATCTGTTAAACGTGTCCGTGAATCCGAGGAAACCAAGGTTTATGCTCAACTACTTATTGACTTACACAAGTCCTCGAAGTCTGCTCCGATGTTAAAGGCAGGTCCTTCAATCGCCTTCAAACTTCCTACCATGGAACCAAATTTTAACGATGTTCGTCCCGTCACTTCCATATCCTCTTCTTCCTAA
- the coa1 gene encoding cytochrome oxidase complex assembly protein coa1: MISSKSLDYTRFLPFFAALVRGHCLTVKSPTHNCGSGVKTIMDKSSIFLKNRYPISINRFVQQRKTFCGASVCLHKVLVQRQFGFEEKSHGLKYKKLFRRNIGTSEKKNRLPDLLELSSSPRRLPILFAAFCLLWGTCAVLAIQYGKQNSNVTQVVMYRVQHSKEAQDLLGSNIDFKYPFPWVPGKLHKRQGFIDINFEVSGSLASGTVHYQSQRFGPIAHWVELDCTLTSNGKTIKIPTGVSKDTQWT; the protein is encoded by the coding sequence ATGATATCTTCTAAAAGCTTGGATTACACAAGGttccttcctttttttgcCGCTTTGGTTCGTGGACATTGTCTGACCGTCAAGAGCCCAACCCATAATTGTGGAAGCGGTGTTAAAACGATAATGGATAAatcatccatttttttaaaaaacagaTATCCAATTTCTATTAATCGTTTTGTTcagcaaagaaaaactttttgtgGGGCTAGCGTTTGCCTGCATAAAGTTCTCGTTCAGCGACAATTCGggtttgaagaaaaatctcATGGGTTgaagtataaaaaattatttaggAGGAACATAGGTAcatcagaaaaaaaaaatcgactTCCCGATTTGCTTGAATTATCTTCCTCACCAAGGAGACTGCCGATCCTTTTTGctgctttttgtttactgtGGGGAACATGTGCTGTATTGGCTATCCAGTACGGAAAGCAAAACTCCAATGTAACTCAAGTAGTTATGTATCGTGTGCAGCATTCAAAAGAAGCTCAAGATCTATTGGGTTCAAACATCGATTTTAAATACCCCTTTCCATGGGTTCCAGGAAAACTTCATAAACGTCAAGGGTTTATTGATATCAATTTCGAGGTTTCAGGATCTCTTGCTTCTGGAACTGTTCACTACCAAAGTCAGCGCTTTGGACCTATAGCCCACTGGGTAGAGTTAGATTGTACTTTGACAAGCAACGGAAAAACAATCAAAATTCCTACGGGTGTATCTAAAGATACTCAATGgacttaa
- the pac3 gene encoding proteasome assembly chaperone Pac3, with protein sequence MFPKIKQTSKNYNGKEIQAISMRFSNQITILVTISGKIGQMYMMTYEKSVMSPVSITGDMSTLPEIGVRTLLGGGGEDDIKSHWAQITAGQVGSLLARQQMLVRPDVRIPRVCLGLHVPWTDDNEKNGDLTVVILELVKEICF encoded by the exons ATGTTTCCTAAGATAAAGCAGacatcaaaaaattataacgGGAAAGAAATTCAAGCAATTTCAATGCGATTTTCCAACCAAATCACGATTTTGGTTACAATATCTGGAAAAATAGGTCAAATG taTATGATGACTTATGAAAAGAGCGTAATGTCTCCGGTGTCAATAACCGGTGACATGTCTACTTTGCCAGAAATCGGTGTGAGGACTCTACTAGGAGGTGGAGGAGAAGACGACATTAAATCACATTGGGCACAAATTACAGCAGGCCAGGTTGGTTCTTTACTAGCCCGCCAACAGATGCTCGTTCGCCCCGATGTTCGAATCCCCCGTGTCTGTTTAGGGCTTCACGTTCCATGGACTGAtgacaatgaaaaaaatggtgATTTAACAGTTGTTATTTTAGAATTGGTTAAGGAGATCTGTTTTTAA
- the mcp4 gene encoding protein Mcp4/Mug101 produces the protein MEPCEDKCKRGLSLNFFEEDGPSLRLNSDSLDFLARDFKVEGMSQDNFDQKTKLYITEESLQKEVNIFLTKIYIRESEREPPQSHNSVFQLLSKIRNSVPNVSAFRNNLSILSKELSFFSFARHIHNRRLCWAEFIYCIRRGIKAIFKTTVQFLPTRLAKIFEKKASEVLKDNLLQTCNSKREGEVCDVKEPAVASSESSDCFNDMQELNNIVDLRDYSNSRFQQNRLLDRNLKGWIQGESEKALKGRRTTKRNDKENYNYPDFSNDNELLFSLATLIVENNPKKENIIPKYYLRYLQRLSRTEINKEIIEIEKLELEVVQFQMSIANLINTQVEVTNTIEELGLRCRPLPNENE, from the coding sequence ATGGAGCCCTGTGAAGACAAATGTAAGCGCGGCTTGtcattgaatttttttgaagaagatggTCCTTCATTACGTTTAAACAGCGATTCACTGGACTTCTTAGCTCGAGATTTTAAAGTCGAAGGCATGTCACAAGATAATTTCGATCAAAAGACAAAACTATATATTACAGAAGAAAGTTTGCAGAAGGAagtcaatatttttttgacgAAAATTTATATACGTGAATCCGAGAGAGAGCCACCGCAATCCCATAATTCAGTCTTTCAACTGTTATCTAAGATTCGAAACTCAGTTCCTAATGTTTCCGCGTTCCGAAACAATCTAAgtattttatcaaaagaactttcctttttttcgttCGCTAGGCATATTCATAATCGTCGGTTGTGCTGGGCggaatttatttattgtattcGTCGCGGaattaaagcaatttttaaGACAACAGTGCAATTCTTGCCTACAAGACTGGCaaagatttttgaaaaaaaagcctctgaagttttaaaagataacCTTCTTCAAACTTGTAACTCCAAAAGAGAAGGGGAGGTTTGCGATGTGAAAGAACCTGCAGTTGCATCTTCCGAGTCTTCTGATTGCTTTAATGATATGCAAGAGCTTAACAATATTGTGGACTTGAGAGATTACTCTAACTCTAGGTTTCAACAAAATCGACTACTTGATAGGAATTTGAAAGGATGGATTCAAGGGGAATCAGAAAAAGCATTAAAAGGAAGGAGAACTACTAAACGAAATGACAAAGAAAACTACAATTATCCAGACTTTTCCAATGACAACGAGCTTCTATTCAGCCTCGCTACATTAATTGTTGAGaataatccaaaaaaagaaaatattatacCAAAGTATTATCTAAGATATTTGCAAAGGCTTTCACGTACcgaaataaacaaagaaattatcgaaattgaaaagcttGAATTGGAAGTTGTCCAATTTCAAATGTCTATAGCGAACTTAATAAACACACAAGTTGAAGTGACAAACACCATTGAAGAGCTCGGATTACGCTGTCGACCTCTGCCTAATGAAAACGAatga
- the erp5 gene encoding COPII-coated vesicle-associated protein Erp5/Erp6 yields MKLGIFGLLLFTFFFQSQAVHFYFDGSKPKCFLKDMPKGMMVTGIVKAEQWNNEANKWVTSNNIKIRVQVDETFANNHLIYKNDLRSNEAVRFTTTNEGTHRICYLSTSDGAWFSSTKTRLHVDLASDDKYNLIASSEDEAKDLTDRVAALNTRLESILGEQMLQRSREMTFRDTSESANSRVVRWTIVQIVVLLVTCIWQLSHLQRFFVKEKLV; encoded by the exons ATGAAGCTGGGAATTTTCGgtttattactttttaccttttttttccagtCACAGGCAgttcatttttactttgaTGGATCAAAACCAAAATGTTTCCTGAAAGATATGCCGAAAGGCATGATGGTTACTGGAATTGTGAAGGCAGAGCAATGGAACAATGAAGCGAACAAGTGGGTCACCAGTAATAACATAAAAATTCGCGTTCAAGTCGAT GAGACCTTTGCTAACAACCAtcttatttataaaaatgatcTTCGCTCTAATGAAGCTGTGCGCTTTACTACTACAAATGAAGGAACTCATCGCATCTGTTATTTGTCTACCAGCGATGGAGCATGGTTTTCGTCTACGAAAACAAGATTACATGTCGACCTTGCTTCAGATGATAAATACAATCTTATTGCATCCTCTGAAGATGAAGCCAAAG ATCTCACCGACAGAGTTGCTGCTTTGAATACACGCTTAGAATCCATCCTTGGTGAGCAAATGTTGCAACGTTCTCGTGAAATGACTTTTCGCGATACTAGTGAGAGCGCAAATTCTCGTGTCGTCCGCTGGACTATTGTTCAAATTGTCGTTCTCCTGGTTACTTGCATATGGCAGCTTTCCCACTTACAAC GTTTCTTCGTCAAAGAGAAATTGGTTTAA
- a CDS encoding CUE domain protein  (CUE domain protein, human TOLLIP ortholog): protein MASEQSNPRLPRRPPYMAEKARATLKEAFPNTDDAIIRAVLAASGYKLEPAFNALLGLSDPQVAEEMEQAETSYAYDTAAHDDPVQRQLEEDERCARELANRYNSHRPERRRKTNNDRRNYPPQNRTAKPNDNDGDDYSFFEDDLPVIKDTFMRGFQSFKQRSMEWVENIASKFDGEEEDDDDEKYSAPSKIYPSPRRSTAATLESAYEERPPSLPRRKPSRPGTAITLPPYESDPHMLNEKDFERLRLESSSSPMMRRSSLNSNRRSVESSSSAAFVEGQSFILDSNGAIEVANSAFALDDSDLESAYNEELEMKKDTSKPTASTKEVVVEKKPDESRKQAARTLETVSEEQMGSSNAKSKVLTSEPKDSTSVEAEKTETDEPAVGKGASDVSDTAEISEKTEAKNADSEANLEEKSDVGEEKESKDENNKASLHKDVEEKDTKITNEDTGKTETDVKAKETDSIEANDKDEKTDSKETEDKVEETESKEADVKAKETDSIEVDDKEEKTDSKETADKVEQTDSKDTNEKPAKDDNKEANEKAEKVDSKDVKEKIEEAADLQNSGKET from the exons ATGGCCTCTGAACAGTCTAATCCAAGACTACCTCGACGACCGCCTTATATGGCTGAGAAAGCGCGTGCGACTCTTAAAGAAGCATTTCCTAATACCGAC GATGCAATTATTCGAGCAGTCCTAGCAGCTAGCGGATATAAGTTAGAGCCTGCTTTCAACGCATTGCTTG GTTTGAGTGATCCTCAAGTTGCTGAAGAAATGGAACAAGCTGAAACTTCTTATGCTTATGACACAGCCGCACATGACGATCCAGTGCAACGACAGCTTGAGGAAGACGAGAGATGTGCCAGAGAGCTTGCTAATCGTTACAACAGCCATCGTCCAGAACGTAGGCgcaaaacaaacaatgATCGTAGGAATTACCCTCCGCAAAACCGTACAGCAAAGCCCAATGACAACGATGGAGATGATTATTCGTTTTTTGAAGACGATCTTCCAGTCATCAAAGATACATTTATGCGTGGATTCCAATCATTTAAGCAAAGAAGTATGGAATGGGTGGAGAATATCGCTTCCAAATTTGATGGTGAGGAAGAAGacgatgatgatgaaaagTATTCTGCACCTTCTAAAATTTATCCTTCTCCAAGAAGATCTACTGCTGCTACTTTGGAATCCGCATATGAAGAACGACCACCTTCGTTACCACGTCGTAAACCCTCTCGACCAGGAACAGCCATTACGCTTCCCCCATATGAATCTGATCCACACATGCTGAATGAGAAAGATTTTGAGAGACTTCGCTTAGAATCATCTTCATCTCCAATGATGAGGCGATCTTCATTGAACTCCAACCGTCGCTCCGTAGAATCAAGTTCTTCAGCCGCCTTTGTGGAGGGACAATCCTTCATTTTGGATAGCAATGGTGCGATTGAAGTCGCTAATTCTGCTTTTGCTCTCGATGATAGTGATCTTGAATCAGCTTACAATGAAGAGTTAGAGATGAAAAAAGACACAAGTAAGCCTACTGCAAGCACTAAGGAAGTTGTAGTGGAAAAAAAACCCGACGAGTCACGAAAGCAAGCCGCTCGCACGCTTGAGACCGTATCAGAAGAACAAATGGGATCATCCAATGCTAAATCCAAGGTACTAACATCTGAGCCAAAGGACTCTACCTCTGTTGAAGCCGAAAAAACCGAAACTGATGAGCCTGCTGTTGGTAAAGGAGCATCCGATGTGTCTGATACAGCTGAAATTTCTGAGAAAACTGAAGCCAAGAATGCTGATTCGGAAGCCAATTTAGAAGAGAAATCTGACGTTGGGGAAGAAAAGGAGAGTAAGGACGAAAATAACAAAGCTAGTCTTCATAAGGATGTTGAGGAGAAAGATACAAAGATAACAAATGAAGACACTGGTAAAACGGAGACCGATGTCAAAGCCAAGGAGACTGATAGTATAGAGGCCAATGACAAGGATGAAAAGACCGATAGCAAAGAAACTGAGGACAAGGTCGAAGAAACTGAAAGTAAAGAGGCCGATGTCAAGGCTAAGGAGACTGATAGTATAGAGGTCGATGACAAGGAGGAAAAGACCGATAGCAAAGAAACTGCGGACAAAGTCGAACAGACTGACAGTAAGGACACTAACGAGAAGCCTGCGAAGGATGATAATAAAGAGGCAAATGAAAAGGCTGAAAAAGTTGACAGCAAAGATGTTAAGGAAAAGATCGAGGAGGCTGCTGATCTACAAAATTCGGGAAAAGAGACTTAA
- the erg6 gene encoding sterol 24-C-methyltransferase Erg6, with protein sequence MSSTALLPPNTDQVLSRRLHGKAAEKKTGLAAIASKDVDEQSRKLQEYFEFWDRNHENESEEDRARRIDGYKSVVNSYYDLATDLYEYGWSQSFHFSRFYKGEAFAQSIARHEHYLAYRMGIKPGSRVLDVGCGVGGPAREITEFTGCNLVGLNNNDYQISRCNNYAVKRNLDKKQVFVKGDFMHMPFEDNTFDYVYAIEATVHAPSLEGVYGEIFRVLKPGGVFGVYEWVMSDDYDSSIPKHREIAYNIEVGDGIPQMVRKCDAVEAIKKVGFNLLEEDDLTDHDNPDLPWYYPLTGDITKCQNIWDVFTVFRTSRLGKLVTRYSVQFLEKIGVAAKGTSKVGDTLAIAQKGLIEGGETHLFTPMFLMIAKKPETDA encoded by the coding sequence ATGAGTTCTACTGCCCTTCTTCCCCCTAACACTGACCAGGTTTTGTCTCGCCGTCTTCACGGCAAAGCTGCCGAGAAAAAGACTGGTTTGGCCGCCATTGCTTCCAAAGACGTTGATGAGCAAAGTAGGAAACTTCAAGAATATTTTGAGTTTTGGGATCGCAATCATGAAAACGAATCTGAGGAAGATAGAGCACGTCGTATTGATGGCTATAAGTCGGTAGTTAACAGTTATTACGATTTAGCTACCGATTTGTATGAATATGGCTGGTCGCAAAGTTTCCATTTCTCCCGTTTTTATAAGGGAGAAGCCTTTGCCCAAAGTATTGCTAGACACGAGCATTACTTGGCGTATCGTATGGGTATAAAACCCGGTTCTCGTGTTTTAGACGTTGGATGTGGTGTTGGTGGACCTGCTCGTGAAATTACCGAGTTCACTGGTTGCAACTTGGTTGGTTTGAACAACAACGATTACCAAATTTCCAGATGTAACAATTACGCTGTCAAAAGAAATCTTGACAAAAAACAAGTTTTTGTGAAGGGTGATTTCATGCATATGCCCTTTGAGGATAACACATTTGACTATGTGTATGCCATTGAGGCTACTGTACATGCGCCCAGTCTAGAGGGTGTTTATGGTGAAATATTCCGTGTTTTAAAGCCTGGTGGTGTCTTCGGTGTATATGAATGGGTTATGTCAGACGACTACGACAGCAGTATTCCTAAGCATCGTGAGATTGCATACAACATCGAAGTTGGTGATGGTATCCCTCAGATGGTGCGTAAATGCGATGCAGTTGAAGCCATCAAGAAAGTAGGCTTTAATTTgcttgaagaagatgacTTGACTGACCATGACAATCCCGACCTTCCATGGTATTATCCATTGACTGGTGACATTACCAAGTGTCAAAACATTTGGGATGTCTTCACTGTTTTCCGCACTAGCCGCTTAGGAAAACTAGTTACTCGTTACAGCGTCCAGTTTTTAGAGAAAATTGGAGTCGCTGCCAAAGGAACTAGTAAGGTTGGTGACACCCTTGCTATCGCTCAAAAAGGATTGATCGAGGGTGGTGAAACTCATTTGTTTACTCCTATGTTCCTCATGATTGCTAAGAAACCCGAAACGGACGCATAG
- the mug100 gene encoding protein mug100 gives MYTTKRFQQLLKEFEVALLLKFSKQLLLLGKIESYLNNGSSMKHEECKSQIYDCRMAVKIYVCSITANKSTNLKHFVRLFFLLGDSERVNLCIKRLIYTFIGSINSVIDKKEDIEQELYSSCMHCSIMSPKLQKVMLAQKSLILNKVFDYLFFLYGLSGTSILYTAGDHIRKLDFKDSGFITPFFQLLLLVLLFTLTFKSKHSLNAYSLTASQFSGHTVCNESSLKPNENSCDLNLSRTATIKLESAEDDACQRVLGLIKSYMRPRTLEELKLEFRFEHKSVQDITTCILDEVDGVQMARVLEINPDAPILAF, from the coding sequence ATGTATACAACTAAACGCTTTCagcaattattaaaagaatttgaagttGCTCTTctattgaaattttctaaacaattgcttttgcttGGAAAGATTGAAAGTTACTTGAACAATGGCTCGTCCATGAAACACGAGGAATGTAAATCTCAAATTTACGACTGTCGAATGGCCgttaaaatatatgtttGCTCAATTACTGCTAATAAATCGACAAACTTGAAACATTTTGTgcgtcttttttttttattaggTGATAGTGAACGTGTGAATTTATGCATTAAAAGGCTAATTTATACATTTATTGGATCCATCAACTCCGTGATTGATAAAAAGGAAGACATTGAGCAAGAGCTTTACTCTTCCTGTATGCACTGCAGCATCATGAGCCCAAAATTGCAAAAGGTTATGCTCGCACAGAAGTCCTTGATATTAAACAAGGTCTTTGATTATCTATTCTTTTTGTACGGTTTAAGTGGAACAAGTATATTATACACAGCTGGTGACCACATTAGGAAATTAGATTTTAAAGATTCTGGGTTCATTACTCCGTTTTTCCAACTTTTGTTGTTAGTacttctttttactttgaCTTTTAAGAGTAAGCATTCACTAAATGCTTATAGTTTGACTGCTTCTCAATTCAGCGGTCATACCGTTTGCAATGAATCTTCCTTGAAACCTAATGAAAATTCTTGTGATTTGAATCTCTCAAGGACCGCAACCATCAAGCTAGAATCGGCAGAAGATGATGCATGTCAACGTGTTTTAGGTCTAATTAAATCTTACATGCGTCCTCGAACACTAGAAGAATTGAAGCTGGAATTTCGATTTGAGCATAAATCAGTCCAAGATATTACTACATGTATATTAGACGAAGTTGACGGCGTTCAAATGGCTCGGGTGTTAGAAATAAATCCTGACGCACCAATTTTGGCCTTTTGA
- the fmo1 gene encoding flavin dependent monooxygenase — translation MCLPTIRKIAIIGAGPSGLVTAKALLAEKAFDQVTLFERRGSPGGVWNYTSTLSNKLPVPSTNPILTTEPIVGPAALPVYPSPLYRDLQTNTPIELMGYCDQSFKPQTLQFPHRHTIQEYQRIYAQPLLPFIKLATDVLDIEKKDGSWVVTYKGTKAGSPISKDIFDAVSICNGHYEVPYIPNIKGLDEYAKAVPGSVLHSSLFREPELFVGESVLVVGGASSANDLVRHLTPVAKHPIYQSLLGGGDIQNESLQQVPEITKFDPTTREIYLKGGKVLSNIDRVIYCTGYLYSVPFPSLAKLKSPETKLIDDGSHVHNVYQHIFYIPDPTLAFVGLALHVVPFPTSQAQAAFLARVWSGRLKLPSKEEQLKWQDELMFSLSGANNMYHSLDYPKDATYINKLHDWCKQATPVLEEEFPSPYWGEKERSIRENMWSIRAKFFGIEPPK, via the coding sequence ATGTGTCTTCCAACAATTCGAAAAATTGCAATCATTGGTGCTGGTCCCTCTGGATTAGTTACGGCTAAAGCGCTGTTAGCAGAAAAGGCGTTTGACCAGGTCACGCTTTTTGAGCGAAGGGGGTCTCCGGGTGGTGTTTGGAACTATACAAGTACTTTATCAAATAAGTTACCGGTTCCTAGCACAAATCCCATTTTAACAACCGAACCCATTGTCGGACCAGCTGCTTTACCTGTGTATCCTTCACCTTTGTATCGTGATCTGCAAACTAATACCCCAATTGAGTTGATGGGTTATTGTGATCAAAGCTTTAAACCCCAAACTCTTCAATTCCCCCATCGACATACCATTCAGGAATATCAACGGATATATGCACAACCTCTGCTGCCCTTTATAAAATTAGCCACCGATGTCCTAGATATAGAAAAGAAGGATGGCTCCTGGGTCGTGACATACAAAGGAACGAAAGCCGGAAGCCCGATTAGTAAAGATATCTTTGATGCAGTCTCAATTTGTAATGGTCATTATGAAGTACCCTATATCCCCAATATTAAAGGTCTCGATGAATACGCTAAAGCCGTGCCGGGGTCAGTTCTACACTCATCGCTATTCCGTGAACCAGAATTATTCGTGGGTGAATCAGTACTTGTAGTTGGTGGTGCTTCTTCTGCAAACGATCTCGTCCGACACTTGACGCCAGTCGCTAAGCACCCTATATATCAAAGTCTTCTTGGTGGAGGGGACATACAGAATGAATCGTTGCAACAAGTACCTGAAATTACTAAGTTCGATCCTACCACTAGGGAAATATACTTGAAAGGTGGAAAAGTGTTATCTAATATTGACAGAGTTATTTATTGTACCGGATACTTGTATTCCGTACCATTTCCTTCCCTGGCTAAGTTGAAATCCCCTGAAACCAAGTTGATTGATGATGGTAGTCATGTGCACAATGTCTATCaacatatattttatatccCCGATCCAACTCTGGCTTTTGTTGGTTTAGCTCTACACGTTGTTCCTTTCCCTACTAGTCAAGCACAGGCAGCGTTCCTCGCGCGAGTTTGGTCTGGTCGCCTCAAATTACCCAGCAAAGAAGAGCAGCTGAAATGGCAAGACGAATTAATGTTTTCGCTGAGTGGAGCAAATAATATGTATCACTCTTTGGATTATCCAAAAGACGCTACCTACATTAACAAGCTACACGACTGGTGTAAACAGGCTACACCTGTTCTTGAAGAAGAGTTTCCGTCACCGTATTGGGGCGAGAAGGAACGAAGCATCCGTGAAAACATGTGGTCCATCCGTGCTAAGTTTTTCGGAATTGAACCTCCAAAGTAA
- the uvi31 gene encoding cysteine-rich palmitoylated domain-containing protein , whose amino-acid sequence MIRRFFHTMGRQDRIYKTLSEALKTDKITLYNDSYKHSHHIAMKGVPDTNETHFRLEIVSPEFSGMSRVARHRLVYGLLKDEFDGGLHALQITSSKTPDEVS is encoded by the coding sequence ATGATTAGAAGATTTTTTCACACAATGGGAAGGCAGGATCGTATTTATAAAACGCTTTCAGAAGCCTTGAAAACAGACAAGATTACCTTGTATAATGATAGTTATAAACATAGCCATCATATTGCGATGAAAGGCGTACCAGACACAAATGAGACTCATTTCCGTTTAGAAATTGTATCACCAGAGTTCTCCGGGATGTCAAGAGTCGCCCGACATCGACTTGTTTATGGATTACTAAAAGATGAATTTGATGGCGGCCTTCATGCTCTCCAAATAACTTCTAGCAAGACTCCTGATGAAGTTTCGTAA